One Oikeobacillus pervagus genomic window carries:
- a CDS encoding DUF2294 domain-containing protein, producing MDKSKGTLESEISKALTHWEKHYLGRGSVSVKSDILRDMIIVLLRGILSPAEYSLCQDKEGLLSVKKARNGLVESGIEELKEIVLTITGQEVISFYTDISTRTGERVMVFKLSNNLENHFL from the coding sequence ATGGATAAGTCAAAAGGAACTCTTGAATCTGAAATAAGTAAAGCTTTAACTCATTGGGAGAAACATTATCTTGGACGGGGATCTGTATCTGTTAAATCAGATATATTACGCGATATGATTATTGTCCTATTACGTGGGATATTATCACCCGCCGAATATTCCTTATGTCAGGATAAAGAGGGATTGTTATCAGTGAAAAAGGCCCGAAACGGTTTGGTTGAATCAGGCATAGAAGAATTAAAGGAGATTGTCCTTACTATAACAGGTCAGGAAGTTATTAGTTTTTACACTGATATTAGTACACGTACCGGAGAACGAGTCATGGTTTTTAAGCTTTCAAATAATTTAGAGAACCATTTCCTTTAG
- a CDS encoding carbonic anhydrase yields the protein MCTDKKKKLLLVIGMDHNIEQTIKENTNLNLENILILQSYQPITSPFGDLMRDIIIAVYQENIEEIGVTATADRSKQNLDVVSKMISANKELQKKVQIFDYLFKYCRPEFQEENIKEWLKDSGTLKVDVQTSINMIKNHPLIPPSVKVRKVTVDKEELAI from the coding sequence ATGTGTACAGATAAGAAGAAAAAGTTACTTCTTGTCATAGGAATGGACCATAATATTGAGCAGACCATTAAGGAGAATACCAATTTAAATCTTGAAAACATCCTCATTTTACAAAGTTATCAACCCATTACTTCGCCTTTTGGTGATTTAATGAGGGACATTATTATTGCTGTTTATCAAGAAAATATAGAAGAAATCGGTGTGACCGCTACTGCAGATCGTAGTAAACAAAACTTAGATGTCGTCTCTAAAATGATATCCGCAAATAAAGAGTTACAGAAAAAAGTTCAAATATTCGATTATCTTTTTAAATATTGCAGACCTGAGTTTCAAGAAGAGAATATAAAGGAATGGCTCAAAGACAGTGGTACATTAAAAGTGGATGTACAAACAAGTATCAACATGATAAAAAATCATCCCTTAATTCCTCCAAGTGTAAAGGTCAGGAAAGTAACGGTTGATAAAGAGGAACTTGCTATCTAA